One Chryseobacterium sp. StRB126 genomic region harbors:
- a CDS encoding TonB-dependent receptor domain-containing protein, which translates to MKLYISRFILGALFLFTQFISAQNLQKNQFKVKGNCEMCKTRIEGAAKKAGAKTAVYSIDLQTLTLETDKVSADDILKKVAEAGHDNEKFKASDDVYKSLPGCCLYDRDLQPVQAESHHDHHPTATTPAKKDNEFYVRGNCASCKARIEKAAKGAGADSAEWNAEKQTVALHFDASKTSSDKILKAIADAGHDNEKYKALDTTYNGLPGCCLYDRDFTFGEANPKVHYEEEAKHEDHKDHAAPAENDSHNNHEKSIDGVVVTGSKAATSLSKKEAGLVFNIDKKELLKAACCNLSESFETNATVDVSFSNAVTGTKQLKMLGLDQKYTSLTKEQLPEIRGLASAYGLNFIPGRWIESIQLTKGGSTVTNGYESITGQINTELLKNAKEPETSLNLFSDFNGRAEINITNVSPINDKWSQTFLLHGNGTFGDTDMNDDGFLDRPKGTQINAAYLLNYNDLEKSGFGSHFGINFIRDERTAGQTAFDKKLAQDKQPAYGVGIDISRFQIWNKTGYVFKGKPYQSIGWMNQYVYHQQDSFFGLRNYSGNQHTYYSNLIFESIIGNTNHKYKAGASFLYDGYEETYLVDNIKRNEIVPGIFTEYTLTGLKYTLVAGTRVDFHNLAGTQFTPRVNFKYDFTPQTILRLSAGRGFRTANVFAESQQYFASNRAINILPNGGNIYGLKPEIAWNYGASLQQEFKLFGRKSTIIADFFRTDFQDQVLVDLDRSPQQLTFYNLEGKSFANSFQTQWDFTPFKNFDVRLAYKYYDVQADYIGGRREVPFMAKHRGFINLAYATNKNDKGGFWSFDTTLNWVGKQRLPDMSDNPAEFQLSTYSDSYAVLNAQISRNFNKKIRAYVGGENLTSYYQKNAIIDFRNPFGNYFDGGMVYAPIMKANFYVGLDVTF; encoded by the coding sequence ATGAAATTATATATTTCCAGGTTCATACTTGGTGCATTATTCTTATTTACCCAATTTATATCGGCTCAAAATCTTCAGAAAAATCAGTTCAAAGTAAAAGGGAACTGTGAAATGTGCAAAACAAGAATTGAAGGAGCTGCCAAAAAAGCAGGAGCGAAAACTGCTGTTTATTCTATTGACCTCCAAACACTAACTCTAGAAACGGATAAGGTTTCTGCTGACGATATTCTTAAAAAAGTAGCGGAAGCTGGCCACGATAATGAAAAATTCAAAGCTTCTGATGATGTTTACAAAAGTCTTCCGGGATGTTGTTTGTATGACAGAGATCTACAGCCAGTACAAGCGGAATCTCACCATGATCATCACCCCACAGCTACAACTCCTGCTAAAAAGGATAACGAGTTCTACGTAAGAGGAAACTGTGCGTCATGCAAAGCCAGAATTGAAAAAGCAGCTAAAGGTGCAGGTGCAGATTCAGCAGAGTGGAATGCAGAAAAGCAAACGGTTGCTTTACATTTTGATGCTTCCAAAACCTCATCAGATAAGATCTTAAAGGCTATTGCCGATGCGGGACATGATAACGAGAAATACAAGGCTTTAGACACCACATATAATGGTCTTCCGGGATGTTGCCTTTATGACAGAGATTTCACTTTTGGAGAGGCTAATCCAAAGGTTCATTATGAAGAAGAGGCAAAACATGAAGACCATAAAGATCATGCAGCTCCAGCTGAAAATGATTCTCACAACAACCATGAGAAGAGTATTGACGGAGTAGTAGTAACAGGCTCTAAAGCGGCTACATCTTTAAGCAAGAAAGAAGCAGGACTTGTTTTTAATATTGATAAAAAAGAACTGTTAAAAGCGGCATGTTGTAATTTATCTGAAAGTTTTGAAACCAATGCAACTGTAGATGTATCTTTCAGCAATGCTGTAACAGGTACAAAGCAGCTTAAAATGCTTGGGTTGGATCAAAAATATACCAGCTTAACGAAAGAACAGCTGCCTGAAATCAGAGGATTGGCTTCTGCTTATGGATTGAATTTTATTCCGGGAAGATGGATTGAAAGTATTCAGCTGACAAAAGGCGGAAGTACAGTAACTAACGGGTATGAAAGTATTACAGGGCAGATCAATACTGAATTGTTGAAGAATGCTAAGGAGCCTGAAACTTCTCTAAATCTTTTTTCGGATTTTAACGGAAGAGCTGAAATAAATATTACCAATGTTTCTCCCATTAATGATAAATGGTCACAAACTTTCCTACTTCACGGAAACGGAACTTTCGGAGATACGGATATGAATGATGACGGTTTTCTTGACAGACCCAAAGGAACACAGATCAATGCCGCTTATCTCTTGAATTATAATGACCTTGAAAAGTCTGGGTTCGGATCTCATTTCGGGATTAATTTTATCCGTGATGAAAGAACTGCAGGGCAAACGGCTTTTGACAAGAAACTAGCGCAGGACAAGCAACCGGCTTATGGTGTTGGAATTGATATTTCAAGATTTCAGATTTGGAACAAAACAGGATATGTTTTTAAAGGAAAGCCTTATCAAAGTATCGGTTGGATGAACCAATATGTTTATCACCAGCAGGATAGCTTCTTTGGATTGAGAAATTATTCTGGAAATCAGCATACCTATTATTCAAATTTAATCTTTGAAAGTATTATTGGAAATACCAACCACAAATATAAAGCGGGAGCAAGTTTCTTATATGATGGTTATGAGGAGACTTATTTGGTAGATAATATTAAAAGAAACGAAATTGTTCCGGGGATCTTTACTGAATATACTTTAACAGGTTTAAAATATACTTTAGTAGCAGGAACCCGAGTCGATTTCCACAATCTTGCAGGAACTCAGTTTACTCCAAGAGTGAATTTTAAATATGATTTTACACCACAGACTATTTTAAGACTTTCTGCAGGAAGAGGATTTAGAACGGCGAATGTATTTGCAGAAAGCCAACAGTATTTTGCATCCAACAGAGCCATTAATATTTTACCTAACGGAGGAAATATTTATGGTTTAAAACCTGAAATTGCATGGAACTATGGAGCAAGTTTACAACAGGAGTTTAAACTTTTCGGAAGAAAATCTACGATCATTGCAGACTTTTTCAGAACAGACTTCCAAGATCAGGTATTAGTGGATTTAGACAGATCCCCTCAGCAACTTACATTCTATAATCTGGAGGGTAAATCTTTTGCCAATTCATTCCAGACACAATGGGATTTTACGCCTTTCAAGAACTTTGATGTAAGACTGGCTTATAAATATTATGATGTACAGGCAGATTATATTGGCGGAAGAAGAGAGGTTCCTTTTATGGCAAAACACAGAGGATTTATAAACCTTGCCTATGCAACCAATAAGAATGACAAAGGTGGTTTCTGGAGCTTTGATACTACTTTAAACTGGGTAGGAAAGCAAAGACTTCCTGATATGTCAGACAATCCAGCAGAGTTTCAGTTATCAACATACTCTGATTCTTATGCAGTATTAAATGCACAGATCTCAAGAAATTTCAACAAAAAGATCAGGGCTTATGTAGGCGGAGAAAACCTTACTTCATATTATCAGAAAAATGCAATCATCGATTTTAGAAATCCTTTCGGAAATTATTTTGATGGTGGAATGGTATATGCTCCAATTATGAAAGCAAATTTCTATGTGGGACTGGATGTAACATTTTAA
- a CDS encoding phosphoheptose isomerase, whose protein sequence is MSTEKKEIFDRVEQTLQSQGFTIAAKDETRPWGGFFVIDEAQAQDFANQYFDGIDVENLRIGGKLSPKILIVAPEARLSWQYHHRRAEIWQVVEGTVGIKRSTTDEEGEVAEYKPKDQVKLQQGERHRLIGLSGWGIVAEIWQHTDASNPSDEDDIVRVQDDFGR, encoded by the coding sequence ATGAGCACGGAAAAAAAAGAAATATTTGATAGAGTTGAACAGACTCTACAAAGCCAGGGGTTTACCATTGCGGCAAAAGACGAAACCAGACCATGGGGAGGTTTTTTTGTGATTGATGAAGCTCAGGCACAGGATTTTGCCAACCAGTACTTTGATGGAATTGATGTGGAAAACCTTAGAATAGGAGGAAAGTTAAGTCCGAAAATTCTTATTGTGGCTCCGGAAGCAAGACTAAGCTGGCAATATCACCACAGAAGAGCAGAAATCTGGCAGGTAGTGGAAGGAACAGTAGGAATCAAAAGAAGTACTACAGATGAAGAAGGAGAAGTAGCAGAATATAAACCAAAAGATCAGGTAAAACTTCAGCAGGGCGAGAGACACAGATTAATAGGGTTGTCAGGCTGGGGAATCGTAGCCGAAATCTGGCAGCATACCGATGCATCCAATCCTTCGGACGAAGATGATATCGTAAGAGTACAGGATGACTTTGGAAGATAA
- a CDS encoding GH92 family glycosyl hydrolase yields the protein MKSIFSTCFLLLQALVFGQNTSPVDYVNPLMGTQSKPSLSNGNTYPAVGLPWGMNIWTAQTGKMGDGWAYTYDADKIKGFKQTHQPSPWMNDYGAFSMMPGVGKLKFKEDDRASWFSHKAEVTTPYFYSVYLADINVTTEFTPTERASFFKFDFPKTDSAYVVIDALNKGSYIKILPKERKILGYTTRYSTGKYDNFKNYFVVQFDKDFELTKTWKDDKLVNDKLEITSDHTGAIVGFKLKNKETVYAKVASSFISFEQAEINLKREIGNRNFEQVKTDAKNVWNKTLGKIEVKGGTDQQMRTFYSSLYRTLFFPQKLYEIDAQNKIKHWSPYNGKITDGKMFGGTGFWDTFRALYPFLNLVYPSINVEMQEGLVNAYKEGGFLPEWSSPGYSDIMIGNNSASVVADAYIKGLRGYDVETLWQAVKHGANNEGPLKAVGRAGVKYYNELGYVPYDVKINENAARTLEYAYDDFSIYQLGKALGKPASEIDIYKKRAYNYKNLFDRETGLMRGKNKDGNFQKPFNPFKWGDAFTEGNSWHYSWSVFQDIDGLAELMGGKKKFEAKLDEVFSLPPVFDDSYYGGVIHEIREMQIMNMGQYAHGNQPIQHMIYLYNYAGAPYKTQYWARQVMNKLYQATPDGYCGDEDNGQTSAWYIFSALGFYPVTPATDQYVLGAPLFKEATIHLENGKKIEVKAAENRAENLYVKSLNVNGQPYSKNWLSHKNLMNGAVLDFKMDSKPNTDRGSQEKDFPYSMSKEESDQ from the coding sequence ATGAAGTCTATTTTTTCTACTTGCTTTCTTTTATTACAGGCCCTGGTTTTTGGTCAGAACACATCTCCCGTAGACTATGTAAACCCATTGATGGGAACCCAGTCCAAACCTTCATTATCCAACGGAAACACTTATCCGGCAGTCGGACTTCCATGGGGAATGAATATTTGGACGGCACAAACCGGAAAGATGGGTGACGGATGGGCCTACACTTACGATGCTGATAAAATAAAAGGATTCAAACAAACCCATCAGCCTTCTCCCTGGATGAATGATTATGGAGCATTTTCCATGATGCCGGGAGTGGGGAAGTTGAAATTTAAAGAAGACGACAGAGCGAGCTGGTTCAGCCATAAAGCTGAGGTTACCACTCCTTATTTCTACAGTGTTTATTTAGCGGACATTAATGTAACCACTGAATTTACGCCTACCGAAAGAGCCTCTTTTTTCAAATTTGATTTTCCGAAAACAGATAGTGCTTATGTAGTGATTGATGCCTTGAATAAAGGTTCATACATCAAAATTTTGCCGAAAGAAAGAAAAATTCTGGGCTATACTACCAGATATTCTACCGGGAAATATGACAATTTTAAAAACTATTTTGTAGTTCAGTTTGATAAAGACTTTGAGCTTACAAAAACCTGGAAAGACGATAAACTGGTTAATGATAAGCTTGAAATTACCAGCGATCACACCGGAGCGATAGTAGGCTTTAAACTGAAAAATAAAGAAACAGTGTACGCAAAAGTAGCCTCTTCATTCATCAGCTTTGAACAGGCTGAAATCAATCTTAAAAGAGAGATTGGAAACCGAAATTTTGAACAGGTAAAAACCGATGCTAAAAATGTCTGGAACAAAACCTTAGGAAAAATAGAAGTAAAAGGAGGAACAGATCAACAGATGAGAACCTTTTATTCCTCACTGTACAGAACATTATTCTTTCCTCAGAAATTATACGAGATTGATGCTCAGAATAAAATAAAGCACTGGAGTCCATACAACGGAAAAATTACAGACGGAAAAATGTTCGGAGGAACAGGTTTCTGGGATACTTTCCGTGCATTGTATCCTTTCCTGAACCTGGTATATCCAAGTATCAATGTAGAAATGCAGGAAGGATTAGTTAATGCTTACAAAGAAGGAGGATTCTTACCGGAGTGGAGCAGTCCTGGATATTCCGATATTATGATCGGAAACAATTCTGCTTCCGTGGTGGCAGATGCTTATATCAAAGGTCTTCGCGGATATGATGTAGAAACCCTTTGGCAGGCTGTAAAACATGGGGCCAATAACGAAGGTCCTTTAAAAGCAGTCGGCCGTGCGGGAGTAAAATATTACAATGAATTGGGCTATGTTCCTTACGATGTAAAAATTAATGAGAATGCAGCCAGAACATTAGAATACGCTTATGATGACTTTTCAATTTATCAATTAGGAAAAGCACTAGGAAAACCTGCCTCAGAAATTGATATTTACAAAAAAAGAGCGTATAATTACAAAAATCTGTTCGACAGGGAAACAGGATTGATGCGCGGTAAAAATAAAGACGGTAATTTCCAGAAACCATTCAATCCTTTTAAATGGGGCGATGCCTTTACAGAAGGGAACAGCTGGCATTACAGCTGGTCCGTTTTCCAGGATATTGATGGCCTAGCTGAATTGATGGGCGGTAAAAAGAAATTTGAAGCCAAACTGGATGAGGTATTTTCTTTACCACCGGTTTTTGATGACAGCTATTACGGTGGAGTGATCCATGAGATCAGAGAAATGCAGATTATGAATATGGGGCAGTATGCCCACGGAAATCAACCGATACAGCATATGATCTATCTGTATAATTATGCAGGAGCACCATATAAAACCCAATATTGGGCAAGACAGGTGATGAATAAGCTATATCAGGCTACTCCGGACGGTTATTGCGGTGATGAAGATAACGGGCAAACCTCTGCATGGTATATTTTCTCAGCATTAGGTTTTTATCCGGTAACACCGGCAACAGATCAGTATGTATTGGGAGCGCCGTTGTTTAAAGAGGCAACCATTCATCTTGAAAACGGCAAGAAAATTGAAGTAAAGGCAGCAGAAAACAGGGCTGAAAATTTATATGTAAAATCATTGAATGTAAATGGACAGCCATATTCCAAAAACTGGTTGAGTCATAAAAATTTAATGAATGGAGCTGTTCTGGATTTTAAAATGGACAGTAAGCCAAATACAGACCGGGGATCACAGGAAAAAGATTTCCCTTATTCAATGTCAAAAGAAGAGTCAGATCAATAA
- a CDS encoding ROK family protein — MMQNILGIDIGGSHITLAQVNPEKREIITSTYVREHVNSFDDRETIFSAWASAIEKGAHNLAKSDLLIGIAMPGPFDYENGISLMEQGKFIDILHVNIKEELAKRLSISTKQIYFVNDAAAFMEGEVFGGCVQGFQKVFGVTLGTGLGTTFYNGELATDEDLWDSPFKESIFEDYLATRWFVKRYEELTGEQISGTKDLLDKPLEIQKQIFDEYADTFSEFVVKYVDHYKPEVLVIGGNIAKAYPHFEQRFIQNLTANNINLQVKISAIFEDAAILGAASYALKKLI; from the coding sequence ATGATGCAGAATATACTCGGAATCGATATTGGAGGGTCACATATTACACTCGCGCAGGTGAATCCTGAAAAACGTGAAATTATCACTTCAACGTATGTAAGAGAACATGTTAATTCCTTTGATGACAGAGAAACAATTTTCTCCGCCTGGGCTTCAGCCATTGAAAAAGGAGCCCATAATCTGGCGAAATCAGATCTTTTAATAGGAATTGCTATGCCGGGACCTTTCGATTATGAAAACGGAATATCGTTAATGGAGCAAGGGAAGTTTATTGATATCCTTCATGTCAACATAAAAGAAGAACTGGCCAAAAGATTATCCATTTCTACAAAGCAGATTTACTTTGTTAATGATGCGGCGGCCTTTATGGAAGGAGAAGTATTTGGGGGCTGTGTGCAGGGTTTTCAAAAGGTTTTTGGAGTCACTCTCGGAACAGGATTAGGAACAACATTTTATAACGGAGAGTTGGCTACCGATGAAGACCTTTGGGATTCCCCTTTTAAAGAATCCATCTTTGAAGATTATCTGGCCACACGTTGGTTTGTTAAACGGTATGAAGAACTTACCGGAGAGCAGATATCAGGAACGAAAGACCTGTTGGATAAACCTTTGGAAATACAGAAGCAGATATTTGATGAATATGCAGACACCTTTTCTGAATTCGTAGTGAAATATGTAGATCATTACAAACCGGAAGTTTTAGTTATAGGAGGAAATATTGCAAAAGCTTACCCTCATTTTGAGCAAAGATTTATTCAGAATCTAACAGCGAATAATATTAACTTGCAGGTCAAAATTTCTGCCATTTTTGAAGATGCAGCCATTCTGGGAGCTGCCAGTTATGCACTAAAAAAGCTTATATAA
- a CDS encoding endo-beta-N-acetylglucosaminidase H has translation MKKKSFLIPLMALMIQAGSQLKAQQLNPLGVCYVEVNNNNMLNAGSYTLQNTNRQLFDVAIIFAANINYDVSKSRAYISSNNNVTKVLNDVNTYVKPLQQKGIKVLLDILGNHQGAGISNFPNREAAKDFALQVAHTVYTYGLDGVDLDDEYAGYGNNGTGQPNNSSFVMLLQELKAAMPDKLITFYYYGPATSRQSYNGDLAGNYINYSWNAMYGTYVAPNIPGLDKTKLSPAAIWIQNTNPQSTPASVVASSATSTKNDDYGVFMWYDLAGTDVASYLSTGSNILYNENTQLSGQLYSWSQGQSCDPPLGLDVTNVTGTSAKLNWISNGSQTYNIDYKPASSTTWTNVASSYSGSSVVINNLTMNTDYDWRIQSNCSSTLTSTYLFAPRFNSGNGCTTPSGLVSGSYLGNSTQLSWDAGTASSYTLQYKTAAATAWTEVQNITTNNYSLQNLLPNTNYIWKVQAACNGGTVSTYSAEGVFNSGFASVISPGPRSLSFNGSTNYLNAGQFNLSGNAVTIEGWVKVNAFKTAFPNISSVLGIEVGDSNSAMLRFGDGNLANNKLQFILSFGSSQTKINTNTAFNTNTWYHIAATYDGTAMKLYVNGSLDTSTPVTGNFTANGIMYLARNYDNSRALNGSLDEFRVWKRALSAQEILDNSCNVPANSQGLEANWKMDEGSGIGALDATANTHFATLVNMTNTNWKTEVPCNTSLFVRDVENIKDNHSVYPNPLKRGSDIHFTVTDNSSEVSFYDISGKLLKKQEINQNNNTVNTQDFATGTYIYKITSSKNKGVSSGKIIVK, from the coding sequence ATGAAAAAAAAATCCTTTCTTATTCCCTTGATGGCCTTGATGATTCAGGCAGGATCGCAACTTAAAGCACAGCAGCTAAACCCTTTGGGAGTCTGTTATGTGGAAGTCAATAACAACAACATGCTGAATGCAGGTTCTTATACTTTGCAGAATACCAACAGGCAGCTTTTTGATGTGGCCATTATCTTTGCAGCTAATATCAATTATGACGTTTCTAAAAGCAGAGCCTATATCTCAAGTAATAATAATGTTACTAAAGTACTGAACGATGTAAATACCTATGTAAAACCTTTACAGCAAAAAGGAATTAAAGTATTGCTGGATATTTTAGGAAACCATCAGGGAGCCGGAATCTCCAACTTTCCCAATCGTGAAGCAGCCAAAGATTTTGCTCTACAGGTAGCTCACACAGTATATACTTATGGTCTGGATGGTGTAGATCTGGATGATGAATATGCAGGATATGGAAACAACGGAACAGGACAACCTAATAACAGCTCTTTCGTGATGTTGTTACAAGAGCTTAAAGCAGCAATGCCTGATAAACTAATTACATTTTACTATTATGGACCTGCCACCTCAAGACAAAGTTATAATGGGGATCTGGCAGGAAATTATATCAACTATAGCTGGAATGCGATGTATGGTACTTATGTAGCTCCAAATATTCCTGGTCTCGACAAAACAAAGCTTTCTCCTGCCGCAATCTGGATACAAAATACAAACCCTCAGTCTACTCCTGCATCTGTTGTTGCCTCTTCAGCAACCAGCACCAAAAATGACGACTATGGTGTTTTCATGTGGTACGATTTAGCAGGAACTGATGTAGCCAGCTATCTCAGTACAGGCTCCAATATTCTTTATAATGAAAATACCCAGTTAAGCGGACAGCTCTATTCATGGAGTCAAGGGCAATCTTGTGATCCGCCGTTAGGATTGGACGTTACCAATGTAACAGGAACTTCTGCTAAATTAAACTGGATATCTAATGGCTCTCAAACTTATAATATTGATTATAAACCAGCCAGTTCAACAACATGGACTAACGTTGCCAGCAGCTATTCCGGCAGCAGTGTGGTGATCAATAATCTTACGATGAATACGGATTATGACTGGAGAATACAGTCTAACTGCTCTTCAACCTTAACAAGTACCTATCTTTTTGCTCCAAGATTCAATTCAGGAAACGGATGTACAACGCCTTCAGGATTGGTATCAGGAAGCTATCTGGGAAATTCAACTCAATTGTCATGGGATGCAGGAACCGCATCTTCTTATACATTGCAATACAAAACAGCAGCAGCTACTGCATGGACTGAAGTTCAGAATATTACCACCAATAATTATTCACTGCAAAATCTTTTGCCTAATACAAACTATATATGGAAAGTACAGGCAGCATGTAATGGCGGAACGGTAAGTACTTATTCAGCAGAAGGAGTATTCAACAGTGGTTTTGCTTCGGTTATAAGCCCTGGTCCAAGATCACTTTCTTTTAACGGAAGCACAAATTATCTGAATGCCGGACAGTTTAACCTGAGCGGAAATGCAGTAACCATTGAAGGTTGGGTAAAAGTAAATGCATTTAAAACAGCTTTCCCTAACATTTCATCAGTGCTTGGGATTGAAGTGGGAGATAGCAACTCTGCAATGCTTAGATTCGGGGATGGTAACCTGGCCAATAACAAACTTCAGTTTATCTTGAGCTTCGGTTCTTCTCAAACGAAAATTAACACCAATACAGCATTCAACACTAATACATGGTATCATATAGCAGCAACCTATGACGGAACTGCGATGAAGCTGTATGTTAACGGAAGTCTAGATACAAGTACCCCGGTTACAGGCAATTTTACAGCAAACGGTATTATGTACTTAGCAAGAAATTACGATAATTCCCGCGCACTCAACGGGTCTTTGGATGAATTCAGAGTATGGAAAAGAGCATTATCAGCTCAGGAAATTTTGGATAACAGCTGTAATGTGCCGGCAAACTCACAAGGTTTGGAAGCGAATTGGAAGATGGATGAAGGAAGCGGAATAGGAGCTTTGGATGCTACAGCAAATACTCATTTTGCAACCTTAGTCAATATGACCAATACCAATTGGAAAACGGAAGTTCCCTGTAACACCTCATTATTTGTAAGAGATGTTGAGAATATAAAAGACAACCATTCAGTGTATCCGAATCCTCTAAAAAGAGGAAGTGATATTCACTTTACGGTTACCGATAATTCCAGCGAGGTTTCTTTTTACGATATTTCAGGAAAACTCTTGAAAAAACAGGAGATTAATCAAAATAATAACACCGTGAATACACAGGATTTCGCTACAGGTACTTATATTTACAAAATCACATCTTCAAAAAATAAAGGAGTATCATCAGGTAAGATCATAGTGAAATAA